From Acidipropionibacterium acidipropionici, one genomic window encodes:
- a CDS encoding glycoside hydrolase family 35 protein: MAENAALIRADGALLRVTDDGALTRAGAPHRIMSGSMHYFRVHPGQWRDRLRRLVDMGLNTLDTYVAWNFHQPQEGRPATFDGWCDVERFIGMAGEEGLDVIVRPGPYICAEWSNGGLPSWLTRRTASENGVGRRPLVPRSSDPGFTRRVARWFDDLIPRIAALQACHGGPVVAVQVENEYGSYGDDAAYLTWLRTALVERGVTELLFTADGPTELMLDGGTLDGTLAAVTLGSGARAARELQQSRRPGEPFLAAEFWDGWFDHWGEKHHVRSADSATAALSEILDAGSVSIYMAHGGTNFGLWAGSNEDNGKIQPTVTSYDSDAPIAEDGRLTPKFHAFRELLGATGPLLSTEPRFLPETSVPLTPAAGLLPGLMANGIPTPRTPAPASFEQLRLDAGISVHRARPVLPHGPVTLRITDLADRAVVFVDGERVGALEGPGQITVEGHGRRVDLLLIVEAYGRINYGPLLGAPKGLLGPVMVERRMIHGWWNRAVPLQDWGDLELARAMAAGDDVNNEGTGFATASWSVEEPADTHLMLPGSGRGYCWINGFLLGRYDERGPQCSLYCPAPLLHPGSNTVTVLETEHLGDSVEMRQHPDLGPTEEYIEQF; the protein is encoded by the coding sequence ATGGCCGAAAATGCCGCCCTGATCAGGGCTGACGGCGCACTGCTGCGCGTCACCGACGACGGTGCGCTCACCCGCGCCGGCGCCCCCCACCGGATCATGTCCGGATCCATGCACTACTTCCGCGTCCACCCCGGCCAGTGGCGCGACCGGCTGCGCAGACTCGTCGACATGGGGCTCAACACCCTCGACACCTATGTCGCCTGGAACTTCCACCAACCGCAGGAGGGCCGCCCGGCCACCTTCGACGGCTGGTGCGACGTCGAGAGGTTCATCGGGATGGCCGGCGAGGAGGGGCTCGACGTCATCGTGAGGCCCGGGCCCTACATCTGCGCCGAATGGTCCAACGGCGGCCTGCCGAGCTGGCTCACCCGCCGCACCGCCTCGGAGAACGGCGTCGGCCGCCGCCCGCTGGTGCCGCGCAGCAGCGACCCCGGATTCACCAGACGGGTCGCCCGATGGTTCGACGACCTCATCCCCCGGATCGCCGCCCTCCAGGCCTGCCACGGCGGCCCGGTGGTCGCCGTCCAGGTTGAGAACGAGTACGGCTCCTACGGCGATGACGCCGCCTACCTCACCTGGCTGCGCACCGCCCTGGTGGAGAGGGGCGTCACCGAACTGCTGTTCACCGCCGACGGACCCACCGAACTCATGCTCGACGGCGGCACCCTCGACGGCACCCTGGCCGCCGTGACCCTCGGCTCGGGGGCCCGGGCGGCCCGGGAGCTCCAGCAATCCCGACGGCCCGGCGAACCCTTCCTGGCCGCCGAGTTCTGGGACGGATGGTTCGACCACTGGGGCGAGAAGCACCACGTCCGCAGCGCCGATTCGGCAACCGCGGCACTCTCCGAGATCCTCGACGCCGGTTCGGTGAGCATCTACATGGCTCACGGCGGCACCAACTTCGGGCTGTGGGCGGGATCCAACGAGGACAACGGGAAGATCCAGCCCACGGTGACCAGCTACGACTCGGACGCGCCGATCGCCGAGGACGGACGCCTCACCCCGAAGTTCCACGCCTTCCGGGAGCTGTTGGGAGCCACCGGGCCGCTGCTCTCCACCGAACCTCGATTCCTGCCCGAGACCTCGGTGCCGCTGACCCCCGCTGCGGGCCTGCTGCCCGGCCTGATGGCCAACGGCATCCCGACCCCTCGGACGCCCGCCCCGGCCTCCTTCGAGCAGCTGCGCCTCGACGCCGGGATCTCGGTGCACCGCGCCCGCCCGGTGCTGCCCCACGGCCCGGTGACGCTGCGGATCACCGACCTGGCCGATCGCGCCGTCGTCTTCGTCGACGGGGAGCGGGTCGGCGCGCTGGAGGGGCCGGGCCAGATCACCGTCGAGGGCCACGGGCGCCGGGTCGACCTGCTCCTCATCGTGGAGGCCTACGGACGGATCAACTACGGGCCCCTGCTGGGCGCCCCGAAGGGACTCCTGGGGCCGGTCATGGTGGAGCGCCGGATGATTCACGGCTGGTGGAACCGCGCGGTGCCCCTGCAGGACTGGGGAGACCTGGAACTGGCCCGGGCGATGGCCGCGGGCGACGACGTCAACAACGAGGGCACCGGATTCGCCACCGCGTCATGGAGCGTCGAGGAGCCCGCCGACACGCACCTCATGCTTCCCGGATCGGGCCGGGGGTACTGCTGGATCAACGGCTTCCTGCTGGGACGCTATGACGAGCGCGGGCCGCAGTGCAGCCTCTACTGCCCCGCCCCGCTGCTGCATCCGGGCTCCAACACTGTCACCGTCCTGGAGACCGAGCACCTCGGCGACTCGGTCGAGATGAGGCAGCACCCCGATCTGGGGCCGACCGAGGAGTACATCGAGCAGTTCTGA